A segment of the Candidatus Brevundimonas phytovorans genome:
CCGCTGTCGGCGGCGGCCTGTGGCTCAAGGACCATGTGATCTGGCGTCGGCCCCGGCTGACCTTCCCCGAGGGCGGGAGCAGCGGCTGGCTGGCTTTCGTGGTTAAGGACGCCGCCACGCCGACCGTGCGGGTGCGCATCGCCGGGCGCGAGGTGACGGCCCTGATCGACAGCGGCGCCCAGTATTCGGTGATCGATCGCGCCCTGGTCGAGGCCCTGGGCCTGACGACCTTCTTCGATATGCCGATGGTGGCCTATGGCGTCGGCGGTCAGCCGCAGGTCGGGCGCGGGGTGACGCTGGACCTGGGCATGGGTGCGCTGACGCTGGCGGGGCTGCGCGCAGCCATCCTCGACCTGGGACCCATTGCGGACGAGGCCGGGTTGGGCGCGCCTCTGGTGCTGGGACAGGACCTGCTGGGCCAGGCGGTGCTGGATCTGGACCTGAAACGTCGCCGCGCGCGGCTGGTCGACCCGGCGGCCTATGTCGTGTCGCCCGCCCTGCGGCCCGTGCCGGTGAAACGAAGCGGCACGGCGCTGACCGCCGAGGTCACGGTCGAGGGGGCGGTCATGCGGGCTGTGATCGACACCGGCTTCTCCGCCCTGATCGCCCTGAGCCAGGGCGCGGCCGAGACGGCGGGCCTGCTGGACGGGCGCGCCGAGACCGCCGGGTCCAGCATCGTCCTGGGCGGGGTGGCGCGGGCGCGGGTGATCGAGGCGAAGACCGTGACATTCGGCGACGACCTGTGGCGCGGGGTGGCGACGCCGGTCTTCGCCAGTTCGCCCCTGCCAAACTATCCTGACGCCTTGCTGGGGATCGAGGCGTTCGTGGATCGCGAGGTCGCGCTGGACCTGGGGCAGGGCCGGTTGCACCTCTCGCCCCTGATGGATCTGACGGTCGGCTGACCGACAGATGATTTTACAATGTCCGCCTTTGTGGTTTGGCGGAACGGCGCTAACGCGTCGCGGCATGACCCATGCACCCGTCAGCGCCCCGCGCGCGCCGGCTCACCGATTGGAGAGTCTGGACCTGCTCAGGGGCTTTGCCCTGTGCGGCATCCTGCTGGTCAACATCATCTCCATGGGCGGGATCTGGGAGGCCTATGCACCGCTGACGACGCCCAGTCTCGACAACCCCGACTGGCTGGCCTGGCTGGTGCAGCACGTCTTTCTGCAGGGCTCGATGCGTGGGCTGTTCACCCTGTTGTTCGGGGCCGGCATGTTGCTGATCACCCTGCGCGGCGACGGCGGCAAGGGGACGATCGAGGCGGCGGACGTCTATTTCCGACGCTGCATGGCCCTGCTGGCGTTGGGCGTCGGCAATGTGACCGTCCTGCTGTTTCCGGGCGACATCCTCTATGTCTATGGCCTGTCTGGCTTCTTCCTTTTCGCCTTCCGCGCCGCGCGGCCGCGCACCTTGATCCTGGTGTCGGTTCTGCTGTTGGCCTTGCTGACGGGGATTCAGGGGGCGAGCGCCTACAAGCGGGCGATGGAAACGCGCCAAGGTCGAGCCGTGGCCGAAAGTCACCTGCCGACCGAACGCCTGAACCCCAAACAGCGCGAAACCTTCGACGCCTATCAGGCGGCGGTCGCTGCGCGCCAACCATCGCATGAAGCGCGCGCCGAGCAGGCCGAGCTGCGCACTGGCGGGCCGGTCGGCCTGCTGAAGTGGAGCGTCCATACCTGGATCGACTATGCGGCCTCCAGCTACACCATCATTCTGGTCATGGAGTGCGTGGCCTTCATGCTGTTGGGCATGGCCCTGTTCAAGCTGGGGGTGCTGAGCGGCGCACGATCCTTGCGCTTCTATCTCCTGTTGATGGCCGCGGGCTATGTGGTCGGTCTGACCATCAACGGGGCTCAGGCGGCGTCGCTGTGGCGCAATGATTTCTCACCAGAGCTGTGGCTGACACGCGGAAGCTATGAACTGGGGCGTCTCGGCATGACTTTGGGCCATGTGGGTCTGATCCTCAGCCTGTGGAAGCTGAACGCCTTTGGCGTCATCGGCGCGGGGCTGAAGGCTATGGGGCGGATGGCGCTGAGCAACTATCTGGCCCAGTCCGCCATCACGTCGCTGCTGTTTTACGGCCTGCACCTGTGGGGGCGGTTCGACTGGTGGACCCTGTGGGGCATCGCCGCCGTCATCTGGGTGGTGCTGGCCATCGGCAGCCTGTTGTGGCTGCGCGTCTTCGCCTTCGGGCCGATGGAATGGGCGCTGCGGCTGGTGGCCTATGGCAAGGTTCCGCCGATCCGCCGCGCCGGCGCCGTCACAGCCCCTTGAACGTGTCGCACGACGCGGGATCGCCGGTCTGATAGCCGCGTTGCAGCCATTCCACGCGCTGGGCCGAGGAGCCGTGGGTGAAGCTTTCGGGCGAGACGCGACCGCCGCCGCGGCGTTGCAGGGTGTCGTCGCCGATGGCCTGGGCGGTCTTCATGCCTTCTTCCAGATCGCCGGGCTCCAGCGCCACCTGACCGCCTGAGACGGCGGCGGCGTTCCGGGCCCAGACGCCGGCGTAGCAGTCGGCCTGAAGCTCCAGCGCGACGGAATACTTGTTGCCCTCGGCCTCTGACCGCGCCGCCCGCTGGGCGCGCTGCACCTGTTCGCTGGCGCCGGTCAGGGTCTGGACGTGGTGGCCGAACTCGTGGGCGATGACATAGGCCTTGGCGAAGTCGGCGCCCGAGGCCCCGAGCTTGGTCTCCATCTCGCGCCAGAAGCCGAGGTCGAGGTAAACCTTCTGGTCGGCGGGGCAGTAGAAGGGCCCCATGGCCGACTGGCCCATGCCGCAGCCCGTCTGGGTGCCTTGTTCATAGAGGACGGTGGTCGGCGGGGTGTAGCCGCGCAGCTTGGTCTTCCACACGTCGTTGATGTTGGCGCCGATCACGTCGACGAACTGTCCAGCCTGATCCTCGGGCGTGCCCGTCTTGCCGGCCTGTTCGGACTGGCTGGCGCCGCCGAACTGGCTGGCGACCTGCTGGGTGGTGCTGGGGTCGATGCCGAAGACGAAATAGCCGATGGCCGCCAGCACCAGAACCCCGATGCCGCCGCCCGCAACGGCGCCGCCGCCCATGCCGCGCCGGTCCTCGATGCCGCCGCCGCGCCGTCCGCCCTGCCAACGCATGATGTCGTCTCCACCCTGAAATCTCGCCCGAAGCTAGGCCCAAACGCGGCGGGCAGGGAAGGGATGCAATTGTAAAGGGCGGTCAGTTCGGACGGCGGTCCAGCCAGGCGTCGATCTCCGTGACGCCCCGCGTCATGTCCTCGCGCCGGGCTGTCTGGGCTTCGCGCGCCTGACGTTCCTGCTCCAGCGTGCGCGGGGCATAGGCGGTTTGCGGAGGCAGGGGCGGCGTCGGCTGGCGCGCGGCCTGTAGCTGCAGGATGGTCAGCTGGGTCTGCAGCCGCTGCTGCTGGGCCAGGGCCTCGCGCTCGGCGGCCTGATTGCGCAGCCGGTCCATCTCGATGCGGTGCTGGTCGGCGATGGCCGAGCCGGGATCGTAGCCAGGGGGCGGCGGACCCGGCCAGCCGGGCCAGTTCTGGGCGTTCGCGGCCAGAGGCGCGGCGGCCAGCAGCAGGGTCATGAGGATCAGACGGCGCATGAACGAAACATGGGCGCCCGACGGCCCCGCGCCAAGCGTGGCCCTAGATGGCGAAGCTGACGCCGCAGCCGCAGCTGGACGAGGCGTTGGGGTTGCGCACCACGAACTGCGCCCCCGCCAGTTCATCGACGAAGGCGATCTCTGAGCCCTTGAGGAAGGGGATGGAGACGGGGTCGATCACCGCCGCCTGACCGTCGCGGCGGACGATCAGGTCATCGGCCTCGGGCGCGTCGACCAGTTCGAGCCGATACTGGAAGCCCGAGCAGCCGCCGCCGTCGACGGCGACGCGCAGCATGATGGGCTTGCCCTCGATCTCTGCCAGCTTGGCCAGGCGTTTCGCCGCGCTCTCGGCCAGAAGGATGCCTTCCGGCGCGCGGGCCGAAATGGAAAGCGACAGGTCGCGGGCTGATTCTGTGGATTGGACGGTGCTCACGGCTCTCTATATGAGGAGCTGACAGGCGTTCGCAAAGGCCTGTGCTGCAATAGAAGTGCTGTCCGCCTTGAGCCAGACCCGCGCGTCCTTCGCCGAAGACCCCGCCGCCAGCCGCGGCCGCCACGTCTTTGAGCCCGCCAGCCGCACCCGAACCCCCTTCGCGCGCGACCGCGATCGCATCATTCACGCCACCGCCTTCCGCCGCCTGAAGGAGAAGACTCAGGTCTTTGTGGCGCACGAGGGCGACCACTATCGCACCCGCCTGACCCACAGTCTGGAGGTGGCCCAGATCGCCCGCTCGCTGGCTCACGCCCTGCGGCTGGACGACGACCTGGCCGAGACCATCGCCCTGGCCCATGATCTGGGACATCCGCCCTTTGCTCATGCGGGCGAGGACGAGCTTCAGGCTCAGATGGCCGACTACGGCGGCTTCGATCACAATGTTCAGAGCTTCCGCGTCATCACCGAGCTGGAAGTCCGCTATCCCAAATTCCTCGGCCTGAACCTCAGCTGGGAAACGGTCGAGGGCGTGATCAAGCACAACGGTCCGGTGATGCATCACCTGGATGAACCGGCGTGGAAGACGGTGGCGGACTACGCCCCCGCTGGAGCGGCGAACTGGGACCTGCGGCTGGACACCTTCGCCTCGCTGGAGGCCCAGTGCGCGGCCATCGCCGACGACATCGCCTATAACAACCACGACGTGGACGACGGGGTGCAGGCAGGGCTCTTCACCCTGGCCGATCTGGCCGAGGTGCCGCTGATCGGGCCCTGTCTGGCCGAGGCGCGCCGCGACTGGCCGATGCTGGACGACCGCATGATCCGGCTGGAGGCCGTGCGCCGCATGATCGGCATCATGGTCGACGACGTCCTGGCCGAGACCGAGCGGCGGCTGGCCGCGCACCGCATCGTCACCGCCGAGGATGTGCGTCTGGCCCCGCAGATGATGGTGCAGTTCTCAAGCGCCATGATGGCCGACCTCGGCGTGCTGCGGCGTTTCCTGTTCGAGCGGATGTATCGCCACTATCGGGTCAACCGCACCCGCAGTCAGGCGCGGCGCGTCCTGTCGCAGCTGTTCCAGCTGTTCATGGAAGAGCCGGAGGTCATGCCGCCCGAATGGTCGGTCCAGGCCCTGTCGGATGATCCGGTCAAGCGGGCGCGGGCGGTGTGCGACTATATCGCCGGCATGACCGACCGCTACGCCATCGAGGTCCACGGCAAGCTGTTCAGTCTCGACCTGGCGCTTGATCTGTGATTCGAAAGAGGCCACGGGCGGGCTAGACTGATACTTCCCGGCGCCGATTCGCGCGGGGCCGATCCAGAAAGCGCGACCCATGTCCTACGACGACGATCACCGAGGCAACCCCAACACCGGCCGCGAGCGGGGCGCCTATACGCCGCCCACCGACGACGACCTGCCGTTCGAGCGTCGCAGCTATGATCCCCGTCGCGCCCCGGCCGCCAAGTCGCCGCCGATCACCCTGATCGTCAGCGCCATCGTCCTGCTGCTGCTGATCGTGGCCGTTGTGGTCTTCTATCGCTCGGGCGTGCGCTCCTCGACCGACGCCCCGCCCGCCGTGGGCACGCCGGTCGAAAGCATGAAGGTCGAGGCGCCGCTGGACGCCCAGCCGATCGACCCGGAAGCGGGCGTGCGCGTCTATCGCGATGGCGGCGAGGCGACCGACGCCGTCCCCACCTTCACCCCCGAGCCGGAAGCTGTCGCTCCCCGCCCCGCGCCGCAGCCGCTGCCGGTTGCGCCCACGGCCCTGCCGCCCGCCGCTCCGGCTGTGGTCGCGCCCGCAACTCCGGCTCCGGCCAAGCCCGTGACCGCTGCGCCCGCCGTCAAGGCTCCGGCGGCTCCGGCTCCGGCCGCTCCCGCCGCCGGCGGTTCTTCGGGCGTGCAGATCGGCGCCTTCTCCTCGACCGCCATCGCCGACCGTGAATACGCCGCCGTCGCTTCGCGCTTCGGCTCGTTCGCCTCGGGCGCTGAAAAGCGCGTGCAGGAAGTCACCGCCGCCAACGGTTCGACCGTCTATCGCACCACCTTCACCGGCATGAGCCGCGACCGCGCCGTGGCCTTCTGCAACGCGCTGAAGGCTGCCGGCCGCGACTGCATCGTCCGCTAGGACCGAGCGGGAAAGGCAACGCATGACCTCCGCCGCCATCTACGGCTGTTCCGGCCATAAGCTGACGGCGGAGGAGCGCGCCTTCTTCGCCGAGACCAAGCCCTGGGGCTTCATCCTGTTCCGCCGCAACGTGGACACGCCGGATCAGGTCAAGGCGCTGGTTGACGACCTGCGCGACAGCGTGGGCCGCGCCGACGCCCCCGTCCTGATCGATCAGGAAGGCGGCCGGGTGCAGCGCCTCGGCCCGCCGCACTGGCCCAAGTATCCGCCCGGCGCGGCCTATCTGAAGGCCGTCAACGACCCGATGGCGGCGCGCGAACTCGTGCGTCTGGGGGCGCGTCTGATCGCCCATGACCTGCGCGCGCTGGGCATCACCGTCGACTGCGTGCCGGTGCTGGACGTGCCGGTGCCGGGCGCCCACGACATCATCGGCGACCGCGCCTATGCGCAGGACCCCGCCACCGTGACCCAGCTGGGCCGGGCGGCGGCGGAGGGCCTGCTGGCGGGCGGCGTCCTGCCGATCATCAAGCACATCCCCGGCCACGGCCGCGCCTTCGCCGACAGCCACCACGATCTGCCGGTGGTCGAAACGGATCTGGCCACGCTGGACGCCTGGGACTTCGCCCCGTTCAAGGCCCTGTCGGACATGCCGATGGCCATGACGGCCCACGTTGTCTTCACCGCCGTCGACGCCAAACGCCCGGCCACGACCTCGAAGAAGGGCATCCGCCTGATGCGCGAGCATCTGGGCTTTGCCGGGCTCATCATGTCCGACGACCTGTCGATGCAGGCCCTGTCGGGCTCCCTGACCGAACGCGCCGAACAGTCGCTGAAGGCGGGCTGCGACGTTATCCTGCACTGCAACGGCGACCTTGGCGAAATGCGTCAGGTGGCCGAGGGGACCGGCAAGCTGAAGGGCGAGGCCAAACGCCGCGCCGAGGCGGCGCTGGCCCGCATCGTCCATACCCCCGAACCGCTGGACGTGGCCGAGGCCCGCGCCCGGCTGGAGACGGCCCTGAGCGGTCGCTTCGACGCCGCTAAAGGCCCCGATGTCGGCGAGGCGCAAGCCTGATGATGGATCAGGCGTTCCAGCCTAATCTGGACTTCACCGCCGTCGCCGAGGCGGATGCGACCGAGGCCTTCGTCGTCGATCTGGAAGGCTATGAAGGACCGCTGCACGTCCTGCTGGCGCTGGCGCGCACGCAGAAGGTGGACCTGCTGAAGCTGTCGATCACCAGGTTGGCGGAACAGTATCTGGCCTTCGTTCACGAGGCGCGGCGGCGCAACTTCGCCATGGCCGCCGACTATCTCGTGATGGCCTCCTGGCTGGCCTATCTGAAGTCGCGCCTGCTGCTGCCGCGCACCGAAAAAGGCAAGGCCGAGGAGCCGCCGGCCGAAGAAATGGCCGCCGCCCTGGCGTTTCGCCTGCAAAAGCTGGAGGCCATGCGCCGCTCGGTCGAGGCCATCACCAGCCGCCCGCAGCTGAAGCGCGACGTCTTCACCCGCGGCGACCCGGAAGCCACGGTCATCATCCCCTCGGACCGCGTGGACGCCAGTCTCTACGAGTTGATGGCCGCCTATGTCGCCCAGCGCCGCCGCGAGGAACGCCGCAACTATGCGCCCGGCCAGCGGGTCGAGGCCTTCCAGCTGGAGGCCGCGCGCGACTGGCTGCGCTCCATGATGCCGCGCCTGGCCGACTGGACCCCGCTGGATCAGGTCGCGCCTGCGCGTGAGGACGACGACGGGGAGGGCCCCAGCCAGGCCAGCTATACCGCCTCCACCCTGTCGGCCAGCCTGGAGCTGGTGAAGGAGGGGGCGATGGACGTGCGCCAGTCCCAGGCTTTTGCCGAGCTCCTCCTCAAACGCCGGGGTAACGGCCAACCGCTGGAGCTGACGCCGTGAGTGCTTTATGGCCGCTCATCCCCGCGGAGGCGGGGACCCAGTGCTTTGGCCAGAGCCGGGATCATTTGCAGTTTCTGACGCGCAGGTCGGCTGGCCGCAGCCGCGCCGCTCAAACCTGGGTCCCCGCCTCCGCGGGGATGAGCGGGAGTATTCATGTCTGACCTCAGCTTCCAACCCGACGACACCGAGATCGAGCGCCGGGTCGAGGCCCTGCTGTTCGCCGCCGCCGCGCCCCTTTCGGCGGCCGAGATCGCGCGGCGTCTGCCTGAGGGCGCCGATACGGGCCGGGCCATCGCTTCCCTGCGTCAACGCTATCAGGGCAGGGGGGTCGAGCTGGAATGCGTGGCCGACCGCTGGCGGTTCCGCACCGCCGCCGACCTGGCCTTCCTGATGACCGAGGAGCGCGAGGAGCCGCGACGTCTTTCCAAGGCCGCGCTCGAGACCCTGGCCATCATCGCCTATCATCAGCCCTGCACCCGCGCCGAGATCGAGAGCGTGCGCGGCGTCTCCCTGTCCAAGGGGACGCTGGACCTGCTGCTGGAGATGGACTTCGTGCGGCTGCGCGGGCGTCGGCGCACGCCGGGCCGCCCCGTGACCTATGCGACGACCGACCGCTTCCTGGAGCATTTCAGCCTGGCCAGCCTCTATGACCTCCCGGGCGTGCAGGAGATGAAGGCGGCGGGTCTGCTGGATCTGTCGATCCCGGTCGGCTTCGAGGTGCCGGACCCGACCCGCAGCGGAGAGAGCGAGGGCGAGGACCTGCTGACCGCGCTGGACGACGGATCGCCCGAGTTCGCTCAGGATTTCGTCAGCGCGGACTAGATTCTTCGGGCCTGCGACGCCGTGGCGCGGGCGCGGGGCCGCGCCCGACAGCGGCGCATCGCCACGCCTGGGCTGGGGTGGCCAAGAAGATTAGATATTCCAAAGCCTTGCTGGCGTCCTTCCGTGCCTTGACCTTCGGCCCCCTCGGCTATAGGTTCCGCGCCGAATTCAGACCTGCCGCGGCGTCCTTGCCGGGGCGCTGAGCGCACAGGCCATGTCCCCAACGATGGAATCGCGCGAAGAGGCGATCAAACGCCTCAACGAGCAGGCCGATGCGCTCAAGGCTCGGGCCGTGCCGACGCCTCCCGACTATGGGGCGAACGCTGCGGGCTATGGCTATCGCCTGATGGGCGAGATGATCGCCGGCCTGGCCGTCGGTCTGGGTCTGGGGTGGGGTTTCGACCTTCTGGTCGGCACCATGCCTTGGGGAATTATCGCCGGAACCCTGATCGGTTTCGGCCTATCGATCTGGCTGGCGCTTCGTTCGGCCCGAAAGATGAGTGCGGCCGCGTTGAAGGAAATGGGGCCTCCCCAGGATCTTCCCGACGACGAGGTCGAGGACGAGCGGAATTTCTGACCAGACCGTCGCGTGGCGGTTTGGCCTTTTGACTTAGGAGACCGGGCGGCATGGCCGATCCGATGCACCAGTTCCAGATCAGCAAGGTTGTTGATCTTCCGGCCGTCACCGTGCCGGGCCTCGGCGTGGTTGATCTGTCGATCACCAACTCGACGCTGGCCATGATGGTCGCCGCCGTGCTGATCACCCTGTTCTTCACCGCCGTGACGGCCAAGCCCAAGCTGGTGCCGGGGCGTCTGCAGGTGGTGGGCGAGGGCACCTTCGCCTTCATCGACGATCTTGCGACTTCGATCATGGGTGAGCAGGGCCGCGCCTTCTTCCCCTTCATCCTGACGCTGTTCGTCTTCATCCTGGCGCTGAACCTGCTGGGCATGTTCACGGTCTTCACCGCCACGTCGCAGGTCGCGGTCACCGCCACCTTCGCCATGCTGACCATCCTGCTGGTCATCGGCGTGGGCTTCGCCAAGAACGGCATCAAGTTCTTCAAGCTGTTCGCCCCGACCGGCGTGCCGTGGTACCTGCTGCTGCTGGTGTCGCCGATCGAGTTCATCTCCTTCCTGCTGCGTCCCGTGTCGCTGGCCCTGCGTCTGTTCGGCAACATGCTGGGCGGCCACGTGGCGATGAAGGTCTTCGCCGGCTTCGTGGTGACGTTGGGCGGCATCGGCCTGGTCGGCATTCCGGGTGCGGTTCTGGCCATGGGCGGCGTCGTCGCCCTGACGGCGCTGGAGTTCCTCGTCGCCTTCCTGCAAGCATTCGTTTTCGCCGTTCTGACCACGGTCTATCTGAACGACGTCGTGCATCTGGATCAGCACTAAAGCTGGCCCAGCCCGCCAACCCCTTCCTTCAAACCATCCCAACCAGGAACTACTCTCATGGAAGCTGAAGCAGCAAAATACATCGGCGCTGGTCTCGCCACCCTCGGCATGATCGGTTCGGCCCTCGGCGTCGGCCTGATCTTCTCGGGCTTCCTGCAAGGCGCCACGCGCAACCCTTCGGCCGCTCCCGGCCAGTTCACCAACCTGATCCTGGGCGCCGCCCTGGCTGAAGCACTGGGCATCTTCGCCTTCGTGATCGGCCTGCTCTGCCTGTTCAGCTAAGCCGAACTGAATATCTGGGCGGCGGCGCGGTCTTCACGACCGTTCCGCCGCTCGCGTCTTTCTGAGATCACCGGATAGAGCCCATGGCCGCCCCTATCGCGAGCGTCGCCTCGCAAGACCCGACCCAGCCTGCGCCGACCGTCACCGTCCAGAACGGTGAGATCGCGCCCGTGGCCGCCCCTGAGGCGACCCATCAGGCCGAAGTCGCCCACGGCGACGCCCATGCCTCCGGCGGTCTGCCGCAGCTGGAGATGCAGCACTGGGCTGGTCAGATCATCTGGCTGCTGCTGATCTTCGCCGTCCTCTACATTCTGCTGTCGAAGGTCTTCCTGCCTCGTCTGCGCGCGGTTCGTGACGAACGCGCCGGGACGATCGCCGGCGCCGTCGACGCCGCCCGCCAGGTTCAGACCGAGGCCGCCACGCAGGCCGACGCCGCCAAGGCCGAGGTCGCCAAGGCCCGCGCCGATGCCCGCGCCACCGCCGCCGCCGCCAAGGCGCGTGTGACCGAAGAGGCCAATGCCCGCCAGGCCGCCGAGGAAGCTGTCGTCAACGCTCGTATCGCCGAGGCCGAAGTCGCCATCGGCAAGACCCGCGACGCGGCCATGGCCAATGTCTCGACCATCGCCTCCGACACCGCCCGCGCCATGGTCGAACGTCTGACCGGCAAGGCCGCCACGGCCGCCGAAGCCGACGCCGCCGTCAAGGGAGCCGCCTGATATGCCCGCCTTCTTTAACGCCGAGTTCTGGGATCTCTCGAACGCCGAGTTCTGGGTCGCCGTCGGTCTGGTGATCTTCCTGGGCATCCTGGTCCTGGCCAAGGTGCCGGCCGCCATGGCCAAGGCCCTCGACGCCCAGGGCGCCAAGATCCAGTCGGAACTCGACGAGGCCGCCCGTCTGCGCGCCGAAGCCGAAGCCATGCTGGCCCAGATCCGTCTGGAAAAGGCTGAAGCCGAGGCCCAGGCCGCCGACATGCTGGCCTCCGCCGAAGCCGACGCCCGCCGTCTGGAAACCGAAGCCAAGGCCAAGCTGGAAGAAAGCCTGGCTCGCCGTCAGGCCCTGGCCGAGCGTCGCATCGCCCAGGCCGAGGCCCAGGCCACGACCGAGGTCAAGGCTGTCGCCGCCGACCTGGCCGCCAAGGCCGCTCAGGACATCCTGACCGCCCGTCTGGCCGCCGCCAAGTCGGACCCGCTGATCGACGCCGCCATCGCTCAACTGGGCGACAAGCTGAACTGATCACGGTCATCGCGACGCGCAATCAGGCCCCGCCGGCGACGGCGGGGCCTTTTTGCATTTGGCGGTGCGCGTCGCCTAGTGAGCGGGCGCGCCGTGGATGAAGCCGGCCGCGCGTTTCTCGCGGGCCTGCAGGCGGGCGAAGACGTTGCCCATGACGCCGCCGAAGACCATGTGGGTGATCAGCATCCAGCCGAAGGTGCCGAAGCCCGCGCTGCCCGAGAAGGTGCGGGGGTCGCCCATCATGGTGATGATCAGCATCATCGCCACCCAGGCTGCGACGGCGAACAGGATGCCCTTGGTCTCAGGGGTGTTGGTGGGCAGCCGGGCATAGATGACCGCGAACAGCGGCCCCATGATCAACGACCCGATAACAAAGTGAATCACCCACCCGGCGGCCAGATTGCCCGGCATGCCGAACATCTTGGCGACGACCTCGGGGAAGGGGTCGAAAACCTTGGCGAACAAGAGGTTCACCGCCTCAAGAATGGAAACCGCTACGGTCGCAATGAAGCCGGCCGCGATTCCCTGTTTTACGCGTGACATCATGAGAAAAGCGCCTCCCAACGCCATCTGCCTTTTGACTACGCAAGGGGAAGCATACGCCGTTCGGCGCAAACGCGATCGCACCGCCGTTCACGTTACCGTGTGCGGTGAAATGTGGCTTTTTAGCGGAAGAGCTTGCGGAAGAAACGGCGCACGCGTTTGCGGGCGCGGATCAGCTGTCGCGAGGGGCGCTTGCGCAGCACCACCTTCTCGGCGCGCAGGGCCTGCTGCCAGAAGACGGGGGCGATCTCGGGGTTTTTCCGCATCAGGCGGCGGAAGGGATAGACCCACTTGGGCCGGGCGTACTGGGCGCGGATGAACTGCCGCTTGGCCCACCACGAATTGCGCAGCAGCAGGATCAGG
Coding sequences within it:
- a CDS encoding aspartyl protease family protein gives rise to the protein MRRRSFLIRAGAVAAAVGGGLWLKDHVIWRRPRLTFPEGGSSGWLAFVVKDAATPTVRVRIAGREVTALIDSGAQYSVIDRALVEALGLTTFFDMPMVAYGVGGQPQVGRGVTLDLGMGALTLAGLRAAILDLGPIADEAGLGAPLVLGQDLLGQAVLDLDLKRRRARLVDPAAYVVSPALRPVPVKRSGTALTAEVTVEGAVMRAVIDTGFSALIALSQGAAETAGLLDGRAETAGSSIVLGGVARARVIEAKTVTFGDDLWRGVATPVFASSPLPNYPDALLGIEAFVDREVALDLGQGRLHLSPLMDLTVG
- a CDS encoding SPOR domain-containing protein, with translation MSYDDDHRGNPNTGRERGAYTPPTDDDLPFERRSYDPRRAPAAKSPPITLIVSAIVLLLLIVAVVVFYRSGVRSSTDAPPAVGTPVESMKVEAPLDAQPIDPEAGVRVYRDGGEATDAVPTFTPEPEAVAPRPAPQPLPVAPTALPPAAPAVVAPATPAPAKPVTAAPAVKAPAAPAPAAPAAGGSSGVQIGAFSSTAIADREYAAVASRFGSFASGAEKRVQEVTAANGSTVYRTTFTGMSRDRAVAFCNALKAAGRDCIVR
- the nagZ gene encoding beta-N-acetylhexosaminidase; its protein translation is MTSAAIYGCSGHKLTAEERAFFAETKPWGFILFRRNVDTPDQVKALVDDLRDSVGRADAPVLIDQEGGRVQRLGPPHWPKYPPGAAYLKAVNDPMAARELVRLGARLIAHDLRALGITVDCVPVLDVPVPGAHDIIGDRAYAQDPATVTQLGRAAAEGLLAGGVLPIIKHIPGHGRAFADSHHDLPVVETDLATLDAWDFAPFKALSDMPMAMTAHVVFTAVDAKRPATTSKKGIRLMREHLGFAGLIMSDDLSMQALSGSLTERAEQSLKAGCDVILHCNGDLGEMRQVAEGTGKLKGEAKRRAEAALARIVHTPEPLDVAEARARLETALSGRFDAAKGPDVGEAQA
- a CDS encoding neutral zinc metallopeptidase, whose protein sequence is MRWQGGRRGGGIEDRRGMGGGAVAGGGIGVLVLAAIGYFVFGIDPSTTQQVASQFGGASQSEQAGKTGTPEDQAGQFVDVIGANINDVWKTKLRGYTPPTTVLYEQGTQTGCGMGQSAMGPFYCPADQKVYLDLGFWREMETKLGASGADFAKAYVIAHEFGHHVQTLTGASEQVQRAQRAARSEAEGNKYSVALELQADCYAGVWARNAAAVSGGQVALEPGDLEEGMKTAQAIGDDTLQRRGGGRVSPESFTHGSSAQRVEWLQRGYQTGDPASCDTFKGL
- a CDS encoding DUF418 domain-containing protein, whose product is MTHAPVSAPRAPAHRLESLDLLRGFALCGILLVNIISMGGIWEAYAPLTTPSLDNPDWLAWLVQHVFLQGSMRGLFTLLFGAGMLLITLRGDGGKGTIEAADVYFRRCMALLALGVGNVTVLLFPGDILYVYGLSGFFLFAFRAARPRTLILVSVLLLALLTGIQGASAYKRAMETRQGRAVAESHLPTERLNPKQRETFDAYQAAVAARQPSHEARAEQAELRTGGPVGLLKWSVHTWIDYAASSYTIILVMECVAFMLLGMALFKLGVLSGARSLRFYLLLMAAGYVVGLTINGAQAASLWRNDFSPELWLTRGSYELGRLGMTLGHVGLILSLWKLNAFGVIGAGLKAMGRMALSNYLAQSAITSLLFYGLHLWGRFDWWTLWGIAAVIWVVLAIGSLLWLRVFAFGPMEWALRLVAYGKVPPIRRAGAVTAP
- a CDS encoding ScpA family protein, with product MDQAFQPNLDFTAVAEADATEAFVVDLEGYEGPLHVLLALARTQKVDLLKLSITRLAEQYLAFVHEARRRNFAMAADYLVMASWLAYLKSRLLLPRTEKGKAEEPPAEEMAAALAFRLQKLEAMRRSVEAITSRPQLKRDVFTRGDPEATVIIPSDRVDASLYELMAAYVAQRRREERRNYAPGQRVEAFQLEAARDWLRSMMPRLADWTPLDQVAPAREDDDGEGPSQASYTASTLSASLELVKEGAMDVRQSQAFAELLLKRRGNGQPLELTP
- a CDS encoding iron-sulfur cluster assembly accessory protein, which gives rise to MSARAPEGILLAESAAKRLAKLAEIEGKPIMLRVAVDGGGCSGFQYRLELVDAPEADDLIVRRDGQAAVIDPVSIPFLKGSEIAFVDELAGAQFVVRNPNASSSCGCGVSFAI
- a CDS encoding deoxyguanosinetriphosphate triphosphohydrolase, with amino-acid sequence MSQTRASFAEDPAASRGRHVFEPASRTRTPFARDRDRIIHATAFRRLKEKTQVFVAHEGDHYRTRLTHSLEVAQIARSLAHALRLDDDLAETIALAHDLGHPPFAHAGEDELQAQMADYGGFDHNVQSFRVITELEVRYPKFLGLNLSWETVEGVIKHNGPVMHHLDEPAWKTVADYAPAGAANWDLRLDTFASLEAQCAAIADDIAYNNHDVDDGVQAGLFTLADLAEVPLIGPCLAEARRDWPMLDDRMIRLEAVRRMIGIMVDDVLAETERRLAAHRIVTAEDVRLAPQMMVQFSSAMMADLGVLRRFLFERMYRHYRVNRTRSQARRVLSQLFQLFMEEPEVMPPEWSVQALSDDPVKRARAVCDYIAGMTDRYAIEVHGKLFSLDLALDL
- the scpB gene encoding SMC-Scp complex subunit ScpB; this translates as MSDLSFQPDDTEIERRVEALLFAAAAPLSAAEIARRLPEGADTGRAIASLRQRYQGRGVELECVADRWRFRTAADLAFLMTEEREEPRRLSKAALETLAIIAYHQPCTRAEIESVRGVSLSKGTLDLLLEMDFVRLRGRRRTPGRPVTYATTDRFLEHFSLASLYDLPGVQEMKAAGLLDLSIPVGFEVPDPTRSGESEGEDLLTALDDGSPEFAQDFVSAD